The following nucleotide sequence is from Drosophila takahashii strain IR98-3 E-12201 chromosome 3L, DtakHiC1v2, whole genome shotgun sequence.
aATAAGTGAACTTTGTATAATTATCCAAAAACAgtaaaaaactttaagaagttaccaattgttttaaattatttaaagtgttTGTCCCTTAGCCTGTTTTCTTGTTTCTGTTGCCATATCAGCTTACATTATGTGACACCTGTTTGATgacaataaattattaagaatGATGGTTTCCACTAACAAACACTTTTTTTCGGCAATTCTTTTGATATGTTCTGAAATACTTACACACAACCTAGAGCTTTGTTTTGGTTCCTTTCTTGTGTATTGATTATTTGGCCGGTTCCATGGCCTTTGTAtcgtacatatatgtatgtggatCGTCCAAAGGACCGCCAAGCCTTGGCCACTCGGTGTGATTTTGGGCTGCGGCCTCAAGGGGATTTTGTAGCTGAAATTCACGAAACCGAAAATTAGGCCTGTCCCCAGCTCCTTTACGCTGACCCgattttgggtttttgggcAGCCGGAGCGCTTTAACTTTAATGGCAATTAGGGTCTTGGGCGGGCAACCCGCTATTAGTGATTACGGAATGTTCGGGCCCACTTCGAATTCAGTTAGCGAAGGTGCGTGCGATACAAGTTTCCGCTGCAATCGGTAAACTTTCTCTGCATTTCATGAATACGAACAAGGCTGGGAGAGATGAAGATACATAGACATTCGGAAACTAATCCCCCCACGGATACGTCTCCTTCAACTGGCTGGGAAATTCGAAATGCTTCCGATACATGTCGATTCAGTAACGGATTATTTAGTCGTCCAGATCCAAAGATTACTTGTTCCTTAGAAGTTCTCTTCCTGGTAACTCTTTAAGCCGGAAGGATTCTAGTTAGTGGcacatttaagtttaaatagaCACAAGTAAATTAAACTGAAAAGTATATGAATAAGAAGTTAAGCctctattaataaaataaatattaaaatattttcaaatatttattatattgttaCCACTTTTTATACTATTGAGCCATTTCATGTGGCTTTCGTATTGCAATATTCCgtttaatgaattttctttCGCAGTTTGTCTTAGCCATCATCACCGTATAACCAGTATTTACTTTGTCCCTCGATATTGAAATCCACCAGACACGTTCGAATACAGCCTTCAGATAAAAGTGCAGGGCGGCAAGTAGAAAGCACTCGTGGATTTCCGAAAGGTCGCGTGTCCTCGGCGCTGTTCTTATTGGCATCCTCATCCGGTTCCGCGCTCTGTTTTGCATATTCAGTACTAATGGCCGGTTGGCCGCACGCCACTCTCACTTGGAATGGGCGAATGGGTTGGATGGCCAGGTGGGAGCTCCTTCGTGCTGGCGTGCCATTTAAGAACATCCCATAAACATTTTGCTCAGTCCAGTATTTAAAGGGGCTGCATGCGAAATTTTAGCAAACATAACATCAAAGTTCAAAAGTGGCTAACTTAATTAATGTAATGTGTAGCGCAATAATAGAATTTGCAATGACCTTGGCATATGGTGCAATAAAATGTTTCGGGGTAGGTACAACATTACCAAAATTACATTCTTAtgttatttcaaaataatacattttccgTAAAACTTTTATCTGCATGACTTTCTTCTTCAGGAgtgtaatatataattttcggATTTATTTCTAAGATTTGGCATTGAAGCAGCCGGTAGTTTGACCTATGCAGGGTACTTTCATCACATACTGTAATGTCTCCGGTGGCAACCTGTGTCCGCAAGAGGCACCAAGAGTCTCACGTGACAGTCCTTACGTTTACTAAGTCAATTAGTGCAAGTGAATCCCCTTATGTTCGTAGTAAGtactaattaaaaaactttttcgtATCGTTGCACGATGTGTTTTAGTACTTTTTAAACTCTTTAAGGGCAAGGCTACTTAACATTCCATACCGTTCCTAATAAGACAATGGAACAAGAAAAGACTcttgtttatattattaaaatgaatttttgtcTTTGTcaattaatgttttatttttagttagaaatttaaaatttgttttaaaaggttttGCTTTActggtatttaaaaataatttataaatcattTCGCTTGTTTTTATCAACATTGGTCTACAATTTTTAAGTCAGTAATAATTTATCACAAGTGTAGGTCGTTCAGACCCAGCGATGTGTTTGGATCTTCTTCCAGGAAATTGTCAAAATCAatgatgatatttttttgttggggCAGGTGTCGCTTGtaggccacgcccactgcaTCCAACATCCGCTTGGAAGCCCGGTATGTGGGTTTTTCTGCATACTTGTCGGACAGGTAGAGAACCTGAGCAATGCCCACCTGCAagaggaaatttaaaatttatattgttatatattgttatttaaaaggAATGAATAATATGGTTTTAACcatcaacaaaattatagaattttgttatctgtctaaaaaaattaatcgtAATAGTTCtacttatacatatatgtatttccTACCTGTATGATGAGTTTGGCGCATTCGTTGCAGGGGAAGAGTGTGGTATACAGTCGCGTTCCAGTCAAACTCATGCCGTTGCTGTTGAGGATCGCATTGGCCTCCGCATGCACCACGTACATCTTCTTGTCCTCCAGGGGATTGAACTCCTGCGTGCCCTTCTTGGCCTTCGACCAAGGAAACTCATCGTCGCTGCAGTTTCGAGGGAATCCATTGTAGCCAATGGCCACTATCCGATTTTGTGAGTCCACGATGCAGGCACCCACTTGGGTCACGGGATCCTTGCTTCGTTTGGCGGAGAGCAAGGAGGTGGCCATGAAGTAATCATCCCAGTGAAGGTAGTCCCTCCGCTTGTGGTTGTCAGGTGACTTAGTCTTTTGGGTATCTTCAACTGGTACTTGTTCAGACattattctaaaaataagtaaatacatttttatcagAGTTTGAAGTATACCCTTACTTTTGTACATTCTACAGTCACAAAAACTTTATTGcttgggttttattttttttattctcatAATCTATTCAATGAATGTAATACATATACATAAGTTCCGTTGACTTTTCCAACACAAGTGTACGATTAAAATATGCTATATGTATTCGGGCAGTTTCATTAGCGATAAGACTAATAAAGGCATTCAATAGAACTGCTCTCGATGATGCATTTTAAAgtgtaataattatatttattaacaagaaATTAATACAATGTCTATGGGCCCAGATTGATATCTTAAAAGACAAAAGAACAATCTCGTTTAGTTGTCGTatcttcattttatttttcatttgttatttttcctaaCTTTTTCATgtccagtttttgttttttgttttttgcattttgtgtgtgatgggtatttgatagtcaAGGAAAGCAGGACAACTGTGTGcacattttttattgcattcatTAGACAAAACGATGATCGCAGCTATGTTTCAGcagcaataataatattttatgtatcATAAATTGGAATATACAGCGAATACtttcaataataattttcatatTCAACTCAATGTGTGGTTAGGCGAGTGCGTAATTAAGACTACCTAGGTGCTCTTCTGCACCTGGATGGGATTCTGCTTGAGGTGCAGGTAGATGGATCGCATGCGGGACACATCCTTGCCCGCCTTGTTCACCTTGGGATTGAAGTCGCAGAGCTTGGCTATGCGCTCCCATTCGGTGCCCGGTTCGATGGTGCCGTTCTCCAAAGTGGCGGCCTGCTTCTCGGCATTGCGGGACGCCAGCTTGGTCTTCGATATGGACTCTCCGATTTGGCGCAGCCAGTCGTCCAGCTCCTTCTTCGACTGCTGCCGCAGCTCCTCCTTTTTCCGCTCCTCCTCGATGTCCTTCTCCTCCAGTCGCTGTTTCTGCTCCTCGCGCCACTTGCGTATCTTTTCGGGCTCCTCCCGCGACGGCGGTGGTCCCGTTATGCCCAAGGGTTCGTTGGACTCGCCGCCAATGACCTCGAAGCTGCCCGTGGAGGATTCCAGGCCGCCGGTGCCGCCTGCCGAGAGAAGATCGCCATCGCTGgcaccaccacctcctcctccgcccagCAGCTCACCCAGACCGCCGTCGTCTGTGGATGCAGCAGCCTGTGGGGCAGCAGCTGGAACGGATCCCCCCGTGATCTCCTCCTCCAAATCCCCGAGAGCCGACTGTTCGCGCGCCAGGAACTCGGCCGCAGGATCCACCTCCTCCTTGGCTGCGAAATCGTCTCCAAAGTCCATGGCGATGTGCTCTCTGGAAATGTTGTGATTGTGATGGCAATTTAGTGGGCGTCTCACCCAGATTTACACGTACGCAGAGGAGCAGCCAGCTGCGGGCGCTTCCCAACTGGCTCCTCGGCACCTGGACACTACGCACCTCTCCTTTGATTCGGTTAGGCCTGAATGAAGATCGCTGTGGGCGGATGACTAACCGGAAATTCGGGCAAAtgtattttttcagttttcttttAGCAATGAATACGTAAAATGACTGTCATTAGTAAGTGAAGTGAACCAACAATAAAACGGCAGGTTATCGAACTGGTTCCGTGCGAGCAGTGATGGGTAACGTTCCAACTATCGCGAAGGCTAGTGTTCTTTGAGAACACaatttgataaatatataattaaaattcttaaaatatacatttcttaaatatattcaaaattgcattttaaagttaattacAATATGATGCGGTGGTGTTTTATAaccaacaataataaaatccaTCTAGAAGTACAGATCACaatgacattttttaaattgtttcctattttattttgtcaacAATATTAATTCACCAGAAACTATAAATAAGTAAAGGCCTTTTCACCAAATTTCCCACTGGGGTTCTAAATTATCTAGTTCCGCAGTGTTGGAAAATGTGTAAATGGgggttgtttgttttgcctaAACTTAATTTGATATGTAAATTACGCTAAATTAAacttataacttttaaaatattattgtaatattaagaacaaattaattttttcgcaTATCGCTAATTGCTCACTGGGTGTTTGGAACTAGTTCCGATTGAACAGTGTTGGTCAGCCCGCGAGTGGAGTGCGTACAGCTTGGAGCCGAGTAgcgattaatttgtttatactTAATCAAATGTGCCTTAATCAGTGctcataaaatgtaaataaacagCAGAGTTAACTATTTCATGGTAAACAACAGATAGAATGGGCAAAGTCCCGGCGTTAAGGGTATTATACAACACTTGCGAGAATGGCGCAGCACAGCACATGTGAATTTAATTAGTTGTCAAACTGATAGTTGTGAATCGTCCGCAGTATGTTAAGCTACCCAATTGGAGTACTAACCTGTGCGACAAAAAACACGGGAGAAACTATACTTTTTAAACAATAACGGAGTCTAAATGCGACGGCAATACAAAAGCAATACAAACAATAAACACTCGCCGCGCGAACCAGAGAACCGGTGAACCAGTTCAGCCTGGCATCATTCACCTGAGCCAGTAGTTCGTTTTTCACTGGCAGCAGAGCGGCCATTTTGGAGATTGTTTCATCCACAAAAAAGTTATGCACcgaatctaaaaaaaaaacgtaacgTTGCGCCCgaaattaaacataaattccGCTCGTGCTATTTGGAGCGTTGTGCAGTCCGATGTGAAGATAATGCTGGGCCCGAGCAGACCGACAGTTCCGATTCTATAACGTCTAAAAAGTTAGTGACTATCTTCCAACACGCACGCATGTACGCCCGTGTGTGTGAGTATGTGTTTGTGTGCCTggatacatatatgtacaagCGGAAAATACGGGAAAAAATCCTATTCCTAGCGAGAAAAACACTACCGAAAACAGCATAAATCCCGCAAATGCGATGGCCCCGCAATCGTAAAGTCAGAAGTGAGCACCCAATTAACCCATTATCGccatatcggggcaaaatgcGGGCGCATTTGAGGGCGAGCGCCAAGACAAAAAATACAGACGCCAAATTTTTTGAAGGGGGAACCAAGCGCATCGTGGCCAAAagggatacaaaaaaaaaaaaaagagggggaaACAATGAGTGCAAAAAAGTATGGAAACAAACACCCCAGTTCCTGTTTTCAACCTAGcgaaaccaattttttttgcaaaaataataataattcataACAAAAACATTGGGATAAACAAATAATACATaagcaaattatattttgaaagttAAACTATAAATTctacaaattaatattattttaaaatttaaaaaaatgtttttctacacttcaaaggaaaaaaagctcctaaaatattttattcttaaataCAACATTAATCACTATCACTATTGGCGCCATTTCTTTAGTAATTAATCTAatcttaattatattttatatatatttatagctATTAAATATTGGCGCGAACAGttaggatttttatatttctagaaatatactgtaaaatattttctaagaaGAGGTTATTAAGGATGACAATGGTGTGTTGGCTTTTGACTATTTGACTATTAAATATAGTTAAAATAAGTCTTAAAATACCTTTGTATACATAGTTTTACTTTATTATTCAGAACCCACTATCAGAATATTGGCGCGAACAGTTAGGATTTTATTTGTAGTAAcaaactataaaatattttctaagaaAAGGTTAATAAGGATGATAATGgaaaattggtttttattttatagttcAAATAAGACTTAAAATTCCTTTGTATACATAGTTTTACTTGATTATTCAGAACCCACTAACAATG
It contains:
- the LOC108067725 gene encoding probable deoxycytidylate deaminase — translated: MSEQVPVEDTQKTKSPDNHKRRDYLHWDDYFMATSLLSAKRSKDPVTQVGACIVDSQNRIVAIGYNGFPRNCSDDEFPWSKAKKGTQEFNPLEDKKMYVVHAEANAILNSNGMSLTGTRLYTTLFPCNECAKLIIQVGIAQVLYLSDKYAEKPTYRASKRMLDAVGVAYKRHLPQQKNIIIDFDNFLEEDPNTSLGLNDLHL
- the Clc gene encoding clathrin light chain produces the protein MDFGDDFAAKEEVDPAAEFLAREQSALGDLEEEITGGSVPAAAPQAAASTDDGGLGELLGGGGGGGASDGDLLSAGGTGGLESSTGSFEVIGGESNEPLGITGPPPSREEPEKIRKWREEQKQRLEEKDIEEERKKEELRQQSKKELDDWLRQIGESISKTKLASRNAEKQAATLENGTIEPGTEWERIAKLCDFNPKVNKAGKDVSRMRSIYLHLKQNPIQVQKST